The window CGATCGCGAGCGATGCCTGTTCGACCCCGAGCAGCCTGAGATAATCGGTCCGGGCCCTTTCCATGAAGTGAAGATAGCGGGCGTGATAGACGAGGCCGGAAAAATCGGTGTCCGCGTAATAAACCCGCTGGATCAGTCGATGGCCGGTTTCGGTCAACTCGCCGGCAAGCGAAATCAGTGACATGGCGTTCTCCGGGAGGATTTGCTTTCCTGTGCAGGATCGAAAAGGCAATTGCAAGTATTTGTAGCTTTGTCACAATCCTGTCCTATCTGATGATCCGTCCCTTCCTCCCGATCAGGAGAATCGTGCATGAAAATTGCAGTCCTCGGCGGTGACGGTTTCGTCGGCTGGCCCACCGCGCTCCATCTGTCCGATGCGGGCCACGACATCCACATTCTCGACAATCTCTCCCGCCGCTGGATAGACACCGAGCTTGGCGTGCAATCCTTGACCCCGATGGATTCCATCCAGGAACGCACCCGCATCTGGCACGCGGAGACCGGTCGGCGCATCCACTTCAACCTGATCGACCTCGCCCGCGACTACGAACTCCTGAAGAAATGGCTGCAGGAACATCGCCCCGACGCGATCGTGCACTTTGCCGAGCAGCGGGCCGCTCCCTATTCGATGAAGAGTGACCGGCACAAGAATTACACGGTCAACAACAACGTCAATGCCACCCATAACCTGCTGAACGCGCTGGTGGAAATCGATCTCGATGCCCATCTCGTGCATCTCGGCACCATGGGCGTCTACGGCTATTCGACGATCGGCGCGGCCATTCCCGAAGGCTACCTGCCCGTCGGGATCGAGACCCTGGGTGGCGAGACAGTAAGCCAGGAGATCCTCTACCCGTCAAATCCCGGCTCGATCTATCACATGACCAAGTGCCTCGATCAGTTGCTCTTCCAGTTCTATGCCAAGAACGACGGGCTCAGGATTACCGACCTGCACCAGGGCATCGTCTGGGGCACGCATACGGCACAGACCCGGCGCCATCCGCAGCTCATCAACCGCTTCGACTATGACGGCGACTATGGTACGGTCCTGAACCGCTTCCTGATCCAGGCGGCGATCGGCTATCCGCTGACGGTGCACGGCACTGGCGGCCAGACCCGCGCCTTCATCCATATCCAGGATTCGGTGCGCTGCATCGAACTCGCGCTGCGGAAACCGCCGGCACGCGGCAGCCGCGTCGAGATCTTCAATCAGATGACCGAGACGCATCGCGTCCGCGACCTTGCCGAGATGGTCGCCAAAACGACCGGCTCCGAGATCGCCTGGCTGCCCAATCCGCGCAAGGAGGCGGCGGAGAACGATCTCGTCGTGCACAACGAGAAGTTCCTCGCGCTCGGGCTCGAGCCCATTCGCCTTGCGGACGGGCTGCTCTCGGAGATCGTCGACGTCGCGAAGAAATTCGCCTATCGCGTCGACCGCTCGCGCGTGCCGGCCGTGTCTGCCTGGACCAGGGACATCGCTCCGCTGATCAATCACGATCCGGAGGGCAAGCGGCTGAAATCCGTTTCATGATCGCACAGACGACCGCTTCGGAAGGGCTCCACCCGTCCTCGCCGCCCGCGGCCAGCCAGGCCTTCGTGACGCTCGTCACCAATGCCGACTATGCACTGGGCGCGCGCGCGCTCGCCCGCTCGATCCGCCGCACGGAGACGACGGCAGATATCGTGGTGCTGCACACGGGCGGAGTGGATATCTCCGCGCTCAAGCCGCTCGCGGAATTCGACTGCCGGCTGATCGAAACGGAACTCCTGCCGCTTTCCGACGAATTCAACGCCCGCCATGCGCGCCGGAACGTGCACGACCAGGCACCCTTCACGAAAGGCCGCAAGCCCGCCTTCCACTCGCCGCTCGACAATTTCTGCAAGCTGCGGCTCTGGCAGCTCACCGATTACGAGCGCTGCGTCTTCATAGACGCCGACGCGCTCGTTCTGCGCAATATCGACAAGCTGTTCCTCTATCCGCAATTTTCGGCGGCACCGAACGTCTATGAGAGCCTTGCCGATTTCCATCGGCTGAACTCCGGCGTATTCGTCGCAGAGCCCTCGCCTGCGACATTCGAAAGGATGCTGACGGCCCTCGATGCGCCGGGCGCCTTCTGGCCGCGCACAGACCAGACCTTCCTGCAAGATTTCTTCCCCGATTGGCACGGCCTGCCGGTAACGATGAACATGTTGCAATATGTCTGGTTCAACCTGCCCGGCCTCTGGGATTGGCGCTCGATCGCCATCCTTCACTACCAGTACGAAAAGCCGTGGGAAAAGGATCATCCGCGCGCGGACAGCCTGCGCCCGCTGATCGAGCTTTGGCATGCCTACCTGACCGGCAAGAACATTCCCGATCCTGCCGCGCTCGAGAATCCGGCACGCGCCGGCGCGTCGTCATGACCCGCGTCCTCGTCTCCGGCGGCACCGGGTTCGTGGGCCGCTTCGTCGTCGAGCAGTTGCTTGCATGCGGTTATAAGGTGACCGTTGGTGGCCGTTCGCGGCCGCCGGAAGGCTTCTTCTCGCGAGCCGTGGCATACGTGTCTCTTCACCTCGATCCGGACCGCGACCAGACCGCCGCTTTCGACGACGTCTATTATTTCGTCCACGCGGCCTTCGAGCATGTCGAGGGCAAGTACCGGGGCGGCGAAGGCGGAGACCCGAAGGGGTTCCGCCGCGCCAATCTCGACGGCTCGGTGCGCCTCTTCGAGGAGGCACGCGCCGCCGGCGTGCGCCGCACAGTCTTTCTTTCCAGCCGCGCCGTCTATGGCGAAACCTCGTCGCCTGTCCTCGATGAAGACACGCCCACTGAACCGGACACCCTCTACGGCGCGGTCAAGCTTGCGGCGGAAGAGGCGTTGAAATCGCTCGCCGGCCCCGGATTCGTCACCGCGAACCTGCGCGTGACCGGCGTCTACGGGCCAGCCGGGCCGGGCCGTAAACACAAATGGAGCGGACTCTTTGCCGACTACCTCGCGGGAAAACCCGTGCCGTCGCGCATCGGCACCGAAGTCCACGGCGACGAGGTCGCGCAGGCCGTGCGCCTGATGCTCGAAACGGATGCGGCAAAAGTCTCCGGCAAGGTCTTCAATGTCTCCGACGTGCTGACCGGAAACCGTGAGATTCTCGCTGTGCTTCAATCTGCAACCGGCTGTCCCCATACCTTGCCGCCGGCGGCGGAGCCAAGCGGTTTCAAGATCATGGCCACGGACAGACTGCGCGCGCTTGGGTGGACTTCGGGCGGGCAGGAACGCCTGGCGGCCACGGTTCGGGAATTAGCGCGGAATGTCCGGTAAAAAGGGAGGCTGGCAACGTCGCAGCCGCCGGCGATTTTCCCCTTACCCTAGATCGACCACCACGATCTCCGGCGGCACCCCGAGGCGGACCGGGGCGATGGAGCAGCCGAGACCGCCCGAGACGATCAGATTGCGATCCTCCTCGACGATATGTCCATAGGCATAGCGATCGCCGAAACGGGACGGGACGACGGGCGAATAGCCGGCAAGCCGCACCTGTCCGCCATGGGTGTGCCCGGAAAGCGTCAGCGAGACGCGCGGCGGCACTTTTGGAAAGATGTCGGGTTCGTGCGCCAGCAGGATGACTGGTGCCTCATCCGTCACCTGCGCGAGCGTGCCGTCGAGATCGTCGAGGCCGGCCATGCGCCGCCGGTTCCAGATCTTGCCCGGGCGAAGCGCGAGCTGGTCCTCGAGCCCCGCAATCCAGAAGCCGAAGCCGTCCTTCTCGAGGCGGATGGCGCGATTGCTGTGGACCTCGATCCCGACGCCCATCAGCGCCCGGTGCGCAAAAGTCTCGCCACCGCCGCTCTTCTGGGCGGTCCTGTCTTCCCACCAGTCGTGATTGCCCATCACCGCGTGTACGCCCAGTGGCGCTTGCAGTGTCGAGAGCGCCTTCGACCATTCGCTCGAATGGACGTGACGCGTGACGAAATTCATGCCGGAGGCATAGTCGCCGAGGAGCAGGATTGCATCGCCGCCGAGGCTGTTGGCGCGCTTGCAGATCGAAATGATACGGTCGGCCGGCATCCAGGGCTCGCAGGCATGCAGATCGGCGAGTGCGACGAGACGGAGCTTTAGGCCCGGCGTCCAGCCGGGCGGGATCACACGATAGCGCGCAATTGAGAGCCGCGCGAGCGGCTCGACGGCAAAGGCATAGCCGCCAAGCGCAGCGAAGCTTGCGAACCCGCCGCCGACCAACGTCATGAAGCCGCGACGGGTGATCATCTCAGTCGTCCTTGAGCGTCAGCCGGAATTGCGCCGCCTCGATCTCCTTGGGCGGACTGAGGCCGAGATGCTTCCATGCATTGGCCGTCAGCACGCGGCCGCGCGGGGTGCGCTGGATGAAGCCCTGCTGGATTAGGTAGGGCTCGATGATGTCCTCGATCGCGTCGCGCGGCTCAGAAAGCCCTGCTGCAATCGTATCGATGCCGACGGGCCCGCCACCGAAATTCTGAGCGATCATTGTCAGGTAGCGGCGGTCGAGCTGGTCGAGGCCCATATTGTCGACGAGCAGCCGTGTAAGGGCCTCGTCGGCAAGCTCCCGCGTCACGGCTTCGACGCGGGCAACCTCCGCGAAATCGCGCACGCGCCGCAGAAGGCGCCCGGCTATTCGCGGCGTGCCACGCGCCCGACGGGCGATTTCGCGCGCGCCCGCATCCGTCATGCCGAGGCCCATCAGCCGCGCACCGCGCCGCACGATCAGTTCCAGCTCGTCGACGGTGTAAAAATTGAGCCGAACGGGAATGCCGAAGCGGTCGCGCAAGGGCGTCGTCAGGAGCCCGAGGCGGGTCGTCGCGGCGACCAGGGTGAACTTGGAGAGGTCGATCTTCACGGAACGCGCCGCCGGCCCTTCGCCTATGATGAGATCGAGCTGAAAATCCTCCATCGCCGGATAGAGAATTTCCTCGACCGCCGGGTTCAGGCGATGGATCTCGTCGATGAAGAGCACGTCGCGCTCCTCGAGATTGGTGAGGAGTGCTGCGAGGTCGCCGGCCTTGGCGATCACCGGACCGGAGGTCGAGCGGAAATTGACGCCCAGTTCCTTCGCCATAATCTGCGCCAGCGTCGTCTTGCCGAGACCGGGGGGACCGACGAAGAGCACGTGGTCGAGCGCCTCGCCGCGATTGCGCGCCGCCTCGATGAATATCTTGAGATTGGCGCGGGCCTCAGCCTGGCCGGTGAATTCATCGAGGGACTGCGGACGCAAGGTCGCATCGATGTCTTCACCACGCTTTTCCGGCGCTATCAGGCGTGGGGCTTCATTCATTTCAATCTTCCATTTGCGGGCTGGGTCGCACGGCCATCCGCAGGCACGGTGCAGCTCTCAACCATAATGCGAGCGCCGCCGCCGATCCAGTCCGATCGCTCCCGCGAGGCTCATTCCGATGCGATTGCGGCCGCAGAAAGGCTCATCGAGCCAGCTCCTTCAAGCCGAGCCGGATCAGCTTGGCGCTGTCGCCGCCTTCCCCACCATTCTTCAGAGCCGCGGCAACGGCATTTGCCGCCTGGTCGCGCGAATAGCCGAGATTGGTCAGGGCGGAGACCGCATCCGCAACCGGTGCGGAGGCGGCCCCCTCGCTGAGTTCCTGCTTGAAGCCGATCGGGGCCGACATCTCGCCGACAAAGGCCGGCGCCTTGTTCTTGAGCTCGGTCACGATGCGCACCGCCACCTTCGGGCCCACGCCGGGGGCGCGTGCAACCGACGTTTTGTCCTGTAGCGCGACGGCATTGGCAAGCTCGCTCGGCGTCAGCGTCGAAAGCAGCGCCAGCGCCACCTTCGATCCCACCCCCTGGACTGTTTGCAACAGGCGGAACCATTCGCGCTCAAGCGCCGTCAGGAAACCGAAAAGCTTCAGCTGGTCCTCGCGCACATAGGTCTCGATGAAGAGCACCGCCGCCTCCCCTGCCGATCCAAGCTTGCCAAGGGTGCGCGCCGAACAATGGGCGACATAGCCGACGCCATGCACGTCGAGCACGACGAAATCCTCGCCGATTTCGTCGATGGTGCCCTTCAGTTTACCGATCATCTGGCTCTCGTTATCCTATTGCGCCATCATTCCAATCTGAGGCCCCATTGCCCTACCCTGCAAGCGCCGCCAGGCGGCTGGTGATCGCCTGGCGGTTATGGGCGTGGCAAATGGCGATGGCAAGCGCGTCGGCAGCGTCGTTGCCCTTGAACTCGGCCTTCGGCATCAGCACCTTCAGCATCATATGGATCTGCTGCTTCTCGCCGTGCCCGACGCCGATCACCGCCTTCTTGACAGCGTTTGGCGCGTATTCTGCAACCCGCAAGCCCGCTCGCGCGGGAACCAGCATGGCAATGCCGCGCGCTTGACCGAGCTTCAAGGTTGCGGTCGCGTCCTTGTTGACGAAGGTCTGCTCGACGGCCGCCTCGTGCGGCTGGAAGCTGTGCACTACGTCGGCAAGCCCGTCATGCAGCTGGCAGAGGCGGGAAGCGAGGTCCATCTCGCCGTCCGAGGTCACCGTCCCGGAAGCGACGAAGCGCAACGAATTGCCGAGCGTTTCGATAATCCCCCAACCGGTGCGCCTCAGGCCCGGATCGATGCCGATGATGCGAATCGTAGTCTGCATATCTCACCCTATGTCGGTCGATGAGACGCTGCCAGTAAAAAGTGAACAAAACAAAAACATTGCACAGAAAGATCTGGCACCGGCGGAAACGGCCGGACAAACCTTGGATTGAGGAAACTTGAACCTACATTGCCATCGATCAATTTCCCTTAGAGAAAAAGGCATTGCCATGGTCCCCTTCTCCATTCTCGACCTGTCGCCGATCACCGAAGGCGGCAGCGTCGCGCAATCGCTCGAGAACTCCCGCCAGCTGGCAATCGCGGCCGAAGAGAACGGGTACAAACGCTTCTGGTTGGCCGAGCATCACGGCATGAAAGGTATTGCCAGTGCGGCAACGTCGCTCGTCATTTCGCATGTCGCTTCGGCGACGCGGACGGTCCGCGTCGGATCGGGCGGCATCATGCTGCCCAACCACTCGCCGCTGGTGATCGCCGAACAATTCGGCACCCTGGCAGCGCTTTATCCCGGCCGCATCGATCTCGGCCTTGGCCGCGCGCCCGGCACGGACACGCGCACCGCGCAGGCGCTGCGGCGCAACATGGAGGCGAGCGCCAACAATTTCCCGAACGATGTCGTCGAGCTTCGGGCATTGCTCGGTCCGGTCACCGAGGACCAGAAAATCATCGCCGTACCCGGTGCCGATTCCAACGTGCCGATTTGGCTGCTCGGCTCCAGCCATTTCAGCGCCCACCTCGCCGGCATGCTGGGGCTTCCCTTCGCCTTCGCCTCGCATTTCGCCCCGGACATGCTGCTCTCCGCGCTCGAGATCTACCGCGAGCGCTTCACGCCCTCGCCTGAGCTCGACAGGCCGCATGTGATGGTCGGCGTCATGGGCGTTGCCGCCGAAACGGATGAGGAGGCCAACTATCTCTTCACCTCGATGCAGCAGTCCTTCGCAGCGCTCCGCCGCAATGCCCGGGGCCGCTTTCCGCCGCCGGTTAAGTCGATGGACGGCCTATGGAGCGCTGATGAGAAGATCTTCGTCGACCACGCAATCGCCCATGCGGTGGTCGGCAGTCCCGACACGGTCCGCCGGAAGATCGCGTCCTTCCTCGACCTCACCAAGGCCGACGAACTGATCATCTCCATGCCGATCTTCGACATGGAGGCACGGCTCCATTCGGTCGGGCTCTTCGGCGAGGCGCAGCGGAGCCTTGCCGCAATGACCAGTTAAACCGCGGCGCCGCCAAGAGCATCGGCCCAGAGATCGCAACGATTTTCGGAAAGCTCGGTGCGCAGCTTCCAGGAGTTACAGCGAACCTTTGCGCGTCTAAAAAGACGCGCGGTGCTGTAACGCCTTGATCCTGGCGCGGAACATGTCCGTTCCCTGGACGATCCGGTCGATGACGGCCTCGAGCGCCCAATATTTCTCGTGGATGTCATAGGGCACGGCGCGGCTGGACGTATCCGCAAAGGTGCCGAGCCTCTTGTGGTAGAGCTTGGCAAGTTTCGGATAGCCCATCGGTTCCGTCTGTGCCGAAAGCACTAGGAAGACCGCTAGTTCCTCGGCGAATTCGGGATATTTCGACCCATGATCCTGCAGCCAGCGGTAAAGATCCGGGTGGAAATTGTTCATCACACCGCAGAAGCCGGCACCGGTCGCCTGCATGGCCGGATAGGCGATCGCCGCATTGGCGTTGCAGATGAGGAATGGCGTATCTTCGGTGATCTTCGCCCTGCGCCTGACGATGTCGAGATCGCAGGAAACATCCTTCAAGAGGATGAAGCGGCCCGACTGCGCGCAGAAATCGATCTCGTCATCGCTGAGAAGCCGGCGATAGGGCGCCGGGCATTCATAGAGGCCAAGCGGCACGTCCTTCGGCAGGGCTTGGAGCAGGGCATCGAACGATGCGCGCATCTCCGCCGCGCCGCCGGTCTCCGGCGCCAGCCGGTTCGAGACGAGGATGACCGCATCCGCCCCGCTGTCGGCAATGGCCGTGAGTTCCGTGATCTGATCGTCGAGACCGTCGGAAATATGTCCGGAGGAAACCACCGGTATGCGGCCAGCAACCTTTTCGACGGCGAAGCGCGAGAGATCCACGCGCTCCTCGAGCGACAGAAACCGCATTTCGGAGGACTGGCAGGCGGCGAAAAGCGCCTCCGAGCCATTGGCGATGTACCATTCGATCAGGGCTTCATAGCCGTCCCAGTCGATTTTTCCGTCAGGGCCGAAGGGCGTGATCATGACGGGAATGATTCCGGCGACGCGTTTGGTCACTTGAGGCTCCGTGGGTGGGATCAGCCGGCATAGCCAAAAAGCCGAGGCAGCCAGAGAATGATCTCGGGGAACAGGATCATCATGATGAGCGCGAGGATGAGCGCCGCAACGAAGGCCCAGATTTCGCGGATGATTTCGGCAAGCGGAATTCTTGTCGTTGCATTGATGACGAAGAGCAGGATTCCATAGGGCGGCGTGACGAGGCCGATCATCGTATTCACCACGGCGACGACGCCGAAATAGACGAGGTCGATGCCGAGTTCCCGGCAGGCCGGAATGAACAGCGGAATGATGACGAGAATGATCGTCGAGGCGTCGAGCACGCAGCCGAGAGCAAGCAGAAGCAGGTTGATGCCGAGCATGAAGGCAAGCGGCGACACGTCGATGCCGGCGAGCGTCTGAGCGATCGTCGTGCCGATATTCTCCGAGGCCACGATGTAGTTCAGCACCAGGGCGCCGCCGATCACGAGGCCCACGGCGGCAGATGGGCGGGCGCTGTCCACGAGGACCTCGTAGAAGGCCTTCAGCGTCAGCGATCGGTAAAACACGGTCGCCAGGAACAGCGCATAGGCTGCAGCTATTGCCGCAGCTTCCGTGGGCGTGGCGATACCGCCATAGATGCCGTAAAGCAGGATCGCCGGCATCAGCAGGACCGGAAAGGCCTGGAGGGTGAGGCGCGGAACTTCGCGCAAGGGCACCGCCGCGTCGGCAGCGATACCGCGCCGGTGTGCGTAGAGGATGTTCATGCCCATCAGCACGGCGCCCATCGTTAGCCCGGGCGTAACGCCGCCGAGGAACAGGTAGCCGACGGACGTGTTGGAGACGAGCGCATAAAGAACCATCGGGATCGAGGGGGGAATGATCGGGCCGATCGTGGCGGACGCCGCCGTCAGCGCCGCCGCATAGCCGCGCGAATAGTGGCCGCTTTTCCTCATCATCTCGGTGACGATGCGCCCAACGCCCGCCGCATCGGCAACCGCGGAGCCCGACATGCCGGAGAAAATGATCGACGAGACGACGTTCACATGACCGAGCCCGCCGCGGAACCGCCCGACGGTCGCCACGCAGAATTTCAGGAGCCGCTCGGAGATCGTCCCTGCATTCATGATGTTGGCGGCAACGATGAAGAGCGGTACCGCGAGCAGGACGAAACTGTCGTAGAGACCGGAGGCCATCTGCTCGCCAGCAATGGCGACGTCCTGTCCTTTCACCGCAAGGTAGACGATGGAACCGACCAGAATGGAATAGGCGACCGGCGTGCCGATGGCGGCAAGCACAAAGATCGCCAGGAGGCAAAGGGAAAGGGCGACGCTCACGGCCGGGCCTCATCATGTTCGGGCGCATCCTCGTCAGCGACCCCGTCCTTCAATATTCGGACAAGCCTCCAGGCGTAGGCGCCGATCACGGCCACGAGAAATACGGCATAGATGACATAGACGTCACGCATGGGCACGCGCAGCGTCGGGCTTCTCTTGATGCGGAGGAAGTCGATCCAGTCCCACGTGGGCAACAGCGACCACGAGAGGCCCGCGACGATCGCCAGGGCCGACACTGCGGCCATGACACGGCGCGGACCGGCCGAAGTCGAACGGTAGAGGAGATCGAAGGTTATGTGGTCCTCGTTGCGCACGAAGAATGCGCAGCCGAAGAACACGATCCACACCCACAGGATAAGGCAAAGCTCCAGCGTCCAGCCGAAAGGCTGGTCCATAACGTAGCGGGAGAATATCTGCAGCAGGAAGGTGGCAAAAAGGGCCAGCATCATCAGCGCGCCGACGGCTTCCGCCCCCTTTAGCAACCCCTTGAAAAGGCCGGTCATTTGGGGTCTCCCAAACCATATTGCCACTGCATATCTCCTAAATCGACCTCGATTTAAGGACAAAGACATGCAGCAATTCAAAGTGCTACAGCGACCTTTGCGCGCCTGATAGGACGCGCGGCGCTATAGTCAAACGGGTTACCTGACGCTGCACGAATGCGGCGAATTCAACGGATAGCGCGGTCGCCGCATCGTGAACACAAAGCCAAATGCGGCGCCGATCTCGTCAGGCTGCGAGCGCGTTGATCTTGTCCAGCATGCCGGCAGGCCAGGCGGCGGCGAATTCGCTCTCCAGGAACATCTTCTGCACGTGGTCCCGGAAGGCTGCGATGTCCGGCTCGTATATCTCGAGCCCCTTCTCCTTCAGGAAGGCAACGAGTTCGTCTTCCTTCTTCAGCTGGTTCTGGCG is drawn from Sinorhizobium sojae CCBAU 05684 and contains these coding sequences:
- a CDS encoding NAD-dependent epimerase/dehydratase family protein; this translates as MKIAVLGGDGFVGWPTALHLSDAGHDIHILDNLSRRWIDTELGVQSLTPMDSIQERTRIWHAETGRRIHFNLIDLARDYELLKKWLQEHRPDAIVHFAEQRAAPYSMKSDRHKNYTVNNNVNATHNLLNALVEIDLDAHLVHLGTMGVYGYSTIGAAIPEGYLPVGIETLGGETVSQEILYPSNPGSIYHMTKCLDQLLFQFYAKNDGLRITDLHQGIVWGTHTAQTRRHPQLINRFDYDGDYGTVLNRFLIQAAIGYPLTVHGTGGQTRAFIHIQDSVRCIELALRKPPARGSRVEIFNQMTETHRVRDLAEMVAKTTGSEIAWLPNPRKEAAENDLVVHNEKFLALGLEPIRLADGLLSEIVDVAKKFAYRVDRSRVPAVSAWTRDIAPLINHDPEGKRLKSVS
- a CDS encoding glycosyltransferase, producing MIAQTTASEGLHPSSPPAASQAFVTLVTNADYALGARALARSIRRTETTADIVVLHTGGVDISALKPLAEFDCRLIETELLPLSDEFNARHARRNVHDQAPFTKGRKPAFHSPLDNFCKLRLWQLTDYERCVFIDADALVLRNIDKLFLYPQFSAAPNVYESLADFHRLNSGVFVAEPSPATFERMLTALDAPGAFWPRTDQTFLQDFFPDWHGLPVTMNMLQYVWFNLPGLWDWRSIAILHYQYEKPWEKDHPRADSLRPLIELWHAYLTGKNIPDPAALENPARAGASS
- a CDS encoding NAD-dependent epimerase/dehydratase family protein encodes the protein MTRVLVSGGTGFVGRFVVEQLLACGYKVTVGGRSRPPEGFFSRAVAYVSLHLDPDRDQTAAFDDVYYFVHAAFEHVEGKYRGGEGGDPKGFRRANLDGSVRLFEEARAAGVRRTVFLSSRAVYGETSSPVLDEDTPTEPDTLYGAVKLAAEEALKSLAGPGFVTANLRVTGVYGPAGPGRKHKWSGLFADYLAGKPVPSRIGTEVHGDEVAQAVRLMLETDAAKVSGKVFNVSDVLTGNREILAVLQSATGCPHTLPPAAEPSGFKIMATDRLRALGWTSGGQERLAATVRELARNVR
- a CDS encoding metallophosphoesterase — translated: MITRRGFMTLVGGGFASFAALGGYAFAVEPLARLSIARYRVIPPGWTPGLKLRLVALADLHACEPWMPADRIISICKRANSLGGDAILLLGDYASGMNFVTRHVHSSEWSKALSTLQAPLGVHAVMGNHDWWEDRTAQKSGGGETFAHRALMGVGIEVHSNRAIRLEKDGFGFWIAGLEDQLALRPGKIWNRRRMAGLDDLDGTLAQVTDEAPVILLAHEPDIFPKVPPRVSLTLSGHTHGGQVRLAGYSPVVPSRFGDRYAYGHIVEEDRNLIVSGGLGCSIAPVRLGVPPEIVVVDLG
- the ruvB gene encoding Holliday junction branch migration DNA helicase RuvB, encoding MNEAPRLIAPEKRGEDIDATLRPQSLDEFTGQAEARANLKIFIEAARNRGEALDHVLFVGPPGLGKTTLAQIMAKELGVNFRSTSGPVIAKAGDLAALLTNLEERDVLFIDEIHRLNPAVEEILYPAMEDFQLDLIIGEGPAARSVKIDLSKFTLVAATTRLGLLTTPLRDRFGIPVRLNFYTVDELELIVRRGARLMGLGMTDAGAREIARRARGTPRIAGRLLRRVRDFAEVARVEAVTRELADEALTRLLVDNMGLDQLDRRYLTMIAQNFGGGPVGIDTIAAGLSEPRDAIEDIIEPYLIQQGFIQRTPRGRVLTANAWKHLGLSPPKEIEAAQFRLTLKDD
- the ruvA gene encoding Holliday junction branch migration protein RuvA; its protein translation is MIGKLKGTIDEIGEDFVVLDVHGVGYVAHCSARTLGKLGSAGEAAVLFIETYVREDQLKLFGFLTALEREWFRLLQTVQGVGSKVALALLSTLTPSELANAVALQDKTSVARAPGVGPKVAVRIVTELKNKAPAFVGEMSAPIGFKQELSEGAASAPVADAVSALTNLGYSRDQAANAVAAALKNGGEGGDSAKLIRLGLKELAR
- the ruvC gene encoding crossover junction endodeoxyribonuclease RuvC, with the protein product MQTTIRIIGIDPGLRRTGWGIIETLGNSLRFVASGTVTSDGEMDLASRLCQLHDGLADVVHSFQPHEAAVEQTFVNKDATATLKLGQARGIAMLVPARAGLRVAEYAPNAVKKAVIGVGHGEKQQIHMMLKVLMPKAEFKGNDAADALAIAICHAHNRQAITSRLAALAG
- a CDS encoding LLM class flavin-dependent oxidoreductase, which codes for MVPFSILDLSPITEGGSVAQSLENSRQLAIAAEENGYKRFWLAEHHGMKGIASAATSLVISHVASATRTVRVGSGGIMLPNHSPLVIAEQFGTLAALYPGRIDLGLGRAPGTDTRTAQALRRNMEASANNFPNDVVELRALLGPVTEDQKIIAVPGADSNVPIWLLGSSHFSAHLAGMLGLPFAFASHFAPDMLLSALEIYRERFTPSPELDRPHVMVGVMGVAAETDEEANYLFTSMQQSFAALRRNARGRFPPPVKSMDGLWSADEKIFVDHAIAHAVVGSPDTVRRKIASFLDLTKADELIISMPIFDMEARLHSVGLFGEAQRSLAAMTS
- a CDS encoding dihydrodipicolinate synthase family protein; translation: MTKRVAGIIPVMITPFGPDGKIDWDGYEALIEWYIANGSEALFAACQSSEMRFLSLEERVDLSRFAVEKVAGRIPVVSSGHISDGLDDQITELTAIADSGADAVILVSNRLAPETGGAAEMRASFDALLQALPKDVPLGLYECPAPYRRLLSDDEIDFCAQSGRFILLKDVSCDLDIVRRRAKITEDTPFLICNANAAIAYPAMQATGAGFCGVMNNFHPDLYRWLQDHGSKYPEFAEELAVFLVLSAQTEPMGYPKLAKLYHKRLGTFADTSSRAVPYDIHEKYWALEAVIDRIVQGTDMFRARIKALQHRASF
- a CDS encoding TRAP transporter large permease; protein product: MSVALSLCLLAIFVLAAIGTPVAYSILVGSIVYLAVKGQDVAIAGEQMASGLYDSFVLLAVPLFIVAANIMNAGTISERLLKFCVATVGRFRGGLGHVNVVSSIIFSGMSGSAVADAAGVGRIVTEMMRKSGHYSRGYAAALTAASATIGPIIPPSIPMVLYALVSNTSVGYLFLGGVTPGLTMGAVLMGMNILYAHRRGIAADAAVPLREVPRLTLQAFPVLLMPAILLYGIYGGIATPTEAAAIAAAYALFLATVFYRSLTLKAFYEVLVDSARPSAAVGLVIGGALVLNYIVASENIGTTIAQTLAGIDVSPLAFMLGINLLLLALGCVLDASTIILVIIPLFIPACRELGIDLVYFGVVAVVNTMIGLVTPPYGILLFVINATTRIPLAEIIREIWAFVAALILALIMMILFPEIILWLPRLFGYAG
- a CDS encoding TRAP transporter small permease, with translation MTGLFKGLLKGAEAVGALMMLALFATFLLQIFSRYVMDQPFGWTLELCLILWVWIVFFGCAFFVRNEDHITFDLLYRSTSAGPRRVMAAVSALAIVAGLSWSLLPTWDWIDFLRIKRSPTLRVPMRDVYVIYAVFLVAVIGAYAWRLVRILKDGVADEDAPEHDEARP